Proteins found in one Toxotes jaculatrix isolate fToxJac2 chromosome 18, fToxJac2.pri, whole genome shotgun sequence genomic segment:
- the LOC121198597 gene encoding testis-expressed protein 2-like isoform X2 codes for MEESKLIFSLDRHDEGPTVAFSKDKPQARESLCLGIDLDLSQGQRSQPPFLPHSPSSPGSLADLSALSAGLLVTTNLVKSSSTDLEPRESNSLRGKPLLSLVKSLSTEISRRVEPEVNLSKSDSKLHLHPWKQVTQSKIPEARPEAGVLNENDNWMSPPSTGSMSPTEPRGSSLIAELEDTRRKFSEAMQDPLSMLSKIMGDESSGSPKQGRSCGVGDSPASQWSCGREGSSEDADFKCRRRTDGEHRGVCETPLRRLQKGSMIKSSVSPERHTHSRDSHYEIRTYGDMIQVVELQNGSRGTHHKTYTQSQGTVPGSSLPIRWLFPVGLLAYGFFVLPLPSYLTGLSVGVACGFLLGLVVVFMFAPRRSNSRGKGKGAQFNSSMGPLDGKHTDPEILEGWMNETHSYDPETFHPSITHSVYVTLEGSRLHLSYPRTNIPRWAAFDEMHREAIFLHSRTYQLANCKVSLLPPGLARKRVWNKKYPICITLAEGEVEEENLVEGQEEEERAERYTILDHQLPVTLYLFGRTGREKEEWFQHFLSASRTGAKGSVSGEENTETPSGGDPVKESTEEQQDLPGATKTRTLVDYSTYMTQMIGSESCNATPSPCHSDKGSPTTHKKILNEEHSSGGQAGAESSAGSGAGACSVEGQPTWVNSLVGRIFWDFLREKYWTDQVADKIQKKLSKIKLPYFMNELTLADLDMGTCLPQVLNTSKPTLDRRGLWLEMELMYTGCLQMTLETKMNLCKLGKEGEDEAHNVPETQQVGSKPRLCILADSDEESSSAGSSDEEEVPLSESQGSVGDKSTVVATDGHTGGSTSRKILRFVDKIAKSKYFQKATENEYIRKKIAEVSNMPLMLSVEVLELSGTLAINIPPPPTDRIWYSFRVPPRLDLHVRPMLGEREVTFTHVTEWIEKKLQCEFQKVFVMPNMDDLYLPLMTSGLENPPASHHSSVQSTSQQSSMESQEYMSE; via the exons ATGGAGGAGAGCAAGCTCATCTTCAGCCTGGATCGCCACGATGAGGGTCCCACTGTGGCCTTCTCTAAAGACAAACCACAAGCCAGAGAGAGCTTGTGTCTGGGGATCGATTTGGACCTGAGCCAAGGCCAGCGCTCCCAGCCCCCCTTCCTGCctcactccccctcctccccaggCTCCTTAGCTGATCTGTCAGCATTATCAGCAGGTCTGCTCGTCACCACCAACTTGGTGAAATCCTCCTCCACGGACTTGGAGCCGAGGGAGAGCAACTCTCTAAGAGGCAAACCACTCCTTAGCCTGGTCAAGTCCCTGAGCACAGAGATCTCCCGTCGGGTTGAGCCAGAGGTTaacctctccaagtctgactcCAAACTGCACTTGCATCCCTGGAAGCAGGTTACCCAGTCAAAGATCCCAGAGGCAAGGCCTGAAGCAGGAGTACTTAATGAGAATGATAACTGGATGTCACCTCCTTCCACGGGCAGCATGTCTCCCACTGAACCCCGGGGCAGCTCTCTGATCGCTGAGCTGGAGGACACACGGAGGAAGTTCTCAGAGGCCATGCAGGATCCTCTGAGCATGCTGAGTAAGATCATGGGGGATGAAAGCTCTGGCAGCCCCAAGCAGGGGAGGTCTTGTGGTGTTGGAGACTCACCAGCCTCCCAGTGGAGCTGTGGAAGAGAGGGAAGCAGTGAAGATGCGGACTTTAAGTGCCGGAGGAGGACTGATGGTGagcacagaggtgtgtgtgagactccTCTGAGAAGACTCCAGAAGGGTTCAATGATAAAATCCTCTGTCTCCCCAGAACGCCACACCCACAGCAGAGACAGCCATTATGAAATTCGCACGTATGGAGATATGATTCAAGTGGTGGAACTCCAGAATGGATCCAGAGGGACACATCACAAAACTTACACCCAGTCTCAAGGCACAGTCCCAGGCTCATCGCTGCCTATCCGCTGGCTCTTTCCTGTGGGTCTTCTAGCTTATGGGTTCTTTGTGCTGCCCCTCCCCTCCTATCTGACGGGTCTGTCTGTGGGGGTCGCATGTGGCTTTTTGCTGGGTCTGGTGGTCGTATTCATGTTTGCTCCACGACGCTCAAACTCCAGAGGCAAGGGCAAGGGTGCTCAGTTCAATTCCAGCATGGGTCCACttgatggaaaacacacagatccAGAAATCCTAGAG GGCTGGATGAATGAGACGCACAGCTACGACCCTGAGActttccatccctccatcacGCACTCTGTCTATGTCACACTGGAGGGCAGCCGGCTGCACCTGTCATACCCGCGCACCAACATCCCTCGGTGGGCGGCATTTGATGAGATGCACCGCGAGGCCATCTTTTTGCATTCACGGACTTATCAGCTGGCTAACTGTAAG GTGTCTTTGTTGCCTCCTGGTTTGGCTCGCAAGAGGGTGTGGAACAAGAAATATCCCATCTGCATCACTCTGGCTGAGGgggaggtagaggaggagaaTCTGGTTGAAgggcaggaggaagaagaaagggcAGAGAGGTACACCATCCTGGACCACCAGCTTCCTGTCACCCTCTACCTGTTTGGCCgcacaggaagagagaaggaggagtggTTCCAGCACTTCCTATCTGCTTCCAGGACCGGTGCCAAGGGCAGTGTGAGCGGTGAGGAGAACACAG AAACACCATCAGGTGGAGATCCAGTTAAAGagagcacagaggagcagcaggattTGCCAGGAGCCACAAAAACAAGAACGCTCGTGGACTACAGCACCTACATGACTCAAATGATTGGCTCAGAGAGTTGCAATGCCACTCCCAGTCCCTGCCACAGTGACAAGGGAAGCCCCACGACCCACAAGAAG ATTCTCAATGAAGAGCACAGCTCTGGAGGTCAAGCTGGAGCGGAGTCCAGTGCAGGTTCAGGAGCAGGGGCATGCTCCGTAGAGGGCCAGCCCACTTGGGTGAACTCCCTAGTGGGAAGGATCTTCTGGGACTTTCTGCGGGAGAAGTACTGGACCGATCAGGTGGCGGACAAGATCCAGAAGAAACTCAGCAAGATCAAG TTGCCATACTTCATGAATGAGCTGACTCTGGCGGATCTGGACATGGGCACCTGCCTACCTCAGGTCCTTAACACCTCCAAACCTACACTGGACCGCAGAG GCCTGTGGCTGGAAATGGAGTTGATGTACACAGGTTGCCTTCAGATGACCCTGGAGACTAAGATGAACCTGTGTAAGCTGGGTAAAGAGGGAGAGGACGAGGCTCACAATGTCCCAGAGACGCAACAAGTGGG CTCTAAGCCCAGGCTGTGTATACTGGCTGACAGTGATGAAGAGTCATCGAGCGCAGGCTCGTCTGATGAAGAGGAAGTCCCCCTATCTGAGTCCCAGGGATCTGTGGGAGACAAGAGCACAGTAGTAGCAACTGATGG GCACACTGGCGGCAGCACTAGTAGGAAAATCCTGAGATTTGTGGACAAGATAGCAAAGTCCAAATACTTCCAGAAGGCCACAGAGAACGAGTACATCAGGAAGAAGATCGCTGAGGTGTCCAACATGCCTCTGATGCTCAGCGTAGAGGTCCTGGAGCTCTCTGGTACTCTGGCCATCAACATCCCACCTCCTCCTACTGACAGGATATG gtACAGTTTCCGGGTGCCTCCCAGGTTAGACCTTCATGTGCGTCCCAtgctgggagagagggaggtcaCCTTCACCCATGTCACTGAGTGGATCGAGAAAAAACTGCAGTGTGAGTTCCAG AAAGTGTTTGTCATGCCCAATATGGATGATCTATATCTGCCCCTGATGACATCTGGCCTGGAAAACCCACCTGCATCCCACCACTCTTCAGTCCAATCCACATCCCAACAATCCTCCATGGAGTCCCAGGAGTACATGTCAGAATAA
- the LOC121198597 gene encoding testis-expressed protein 2-like isoform X1: protein MEESKLIFSLDRHDEGPTVAFSKDKPQARESLCLGIDLDLSQGQRSQPPFLPHSPSSPGSLADLSALSAGLLVTTNLVKSSSTDLEPRESNSLRGKPLLSLVKSLSTEISRRVEPEVNLSKSDSKLHLHPWKQVTQSKIPEARPEAGVLNENDNWMSPPSTGSMSPTEPRGSSLIAELEDTRRKFSEAMQDPLSMLSKIMGDESSGSPKQGRSCGVGDSPASQWSCGREGSSEDADFKCRRRTDGEHRGVCETPLRRLQKGSMIKSSVSPERHTHSRDSHYEIRTYGDMIQVVELQNGSRGTHHKTYTQSQGTVPGSSLPIRWLFPVGLLAYGFFVLPLPSYLTGLSVGVACGFLLGLVVVFMFAPRRSNSRGKGKGAQFNSSMGPLDGKHTDPEILEGWMNETHSYDPETFHPSITHSVYVTLEGSRLHLSYPRTNIPRWAAFDEMHREAIFLHSRTYQLANCKVSLLPPGLARKRVWNKKYPICITLAEGEVEEENLVEGQEEEERAERYTILDHQLPVTLYLFGRTGREKEEWFQHFLSASRTGAKGSVSGEENTETPSGGDPVKESTEEQQDLPGATKTRTLVDYSTYMTQMIGSESCNATPSPCHSDKGSPTTHKKILNEEHSSGGQAGAESSAGSGAGACSVEGQPTWVNSLVGRIFWDFLREKYWTDQVADKIQKKLSKIKLPYFMNELTLADLDMGTCLPQVLNTSKPTLDRRGTVGLWLEMELMYTGCLQMTLETKMNLCKLGKEGEDEAHNVPETQQVGSKPRLCILADSDEESSSAGSSDEEEVPLSESQGSVGDKSTVVATDGHTGGSTSRKILRFVDKIAKSKYFQKATENEYIRKKIAEVSNMPLMLSVEVLELSGTLAINIPPPPTDRIWYSFRVPPRLDLHVRPMLGEREVTFTHVTEWIEKKLQCEFQKVFVMPNMDDLYLPLMTSGLENPPASHHSSVQSTSQQSSMESQEYMSE from the exons ATGGAGGAGAGCAAGCTCATCTTCAGCCTGGATCGCCACGATGAGGGTCCCACTGTGGCCTTCTCTAAAGACAAACCACAAGCCAGAGAGAGCTTGTGTCTGGGGATCGATTTGGACCTGAGCCAAGGCCAGCGCTCCCAGCCCCCCTTCCTGCctcactccccctcctccccaggCTCCTTAGCTGATCTGTCAGCATTATCAGCAGGTCTGCTCGTCACCACCAACTTGGTGAAATCCTCCTCCACGGACTTGGAGCCGAGGGAGAGCAACTCTCTAAGAGGCAAACCACTCCTTAGCCTGGTCAAGTCCCTGAGCACAGAGATCTCCCGTCGGGTTGAGCCAGAGGTTaacctctccaagtctgactcCAAACTGCACTTGCATCCCTGGAAGCAGGTTACCCAGTCAAAGATCCCAGAGGCAAGGCCTGAAGCAGGAGTACTTAATGAGAATGATAACTGGATGTCACCTCCTTCCACGGGCAGCATGTCTCCCACTGAACCCCGGGGCAGCTCTCTGATCGCTGAGCTGGAGGACACACGGAGGAAGTTCTCAGAGGCCATGCAGGATCCTCTGAGCATGCTGAGTAAGATCATGGGGGATGAAAGCTCTGGCAGCCCCAAGCAGGGGAGGTCTTGTGGTGTTGGAGACTCACCAGCCTCCCAGTGGAGCTGTGGAAGAGAGGGAAGCAGTGAAGATGCGGACTTTAAGTGCCGGAGGAGGACTGATGGTGagcacagaggtgtgtgtgagactccTCTGAGAAGACTCCAGAAGGGTTCAATGATAAAATCCTCTGTCTCCCCAGAACGCCACACCCACAGCAGAGACAGCCATTATGAAATTCGCACGTATGGAGATATGATTCAAGTGGTGGAACTCCAGAATGGATCCAGAGGGACACATCACAAAACTTACACCCAGTCTCAAGGCACAGTCCCAGGCTCATCGCTGCCTATCCGCTGGCTCTTTCCTGTGGGTCTTCTAGCTTATGGGTTCTTTGTGCTGCCCCTCCCCTCCTATCTGACGGGTCTGTCTGTGGGGGTCGCATGTGGCTTTTTGCTGGGTCTGGTGGTCGTATTCATGTTTGCTCCACGACGCTCAAACTCCAGAGGCAAGGGCAAGGGTGCTCAGTTCAATTCCAGCATGGGTCCACttgatggaaaacacacagatccAGAAATCCTAGAG GGCTGGATGAATGAGACGCACAGCTACGACCCTGAGActttccatccctccatcacGCACTCTGTCTATGTCACACTGGAGGGCAGCCGGCTGCACCTGTCATACCCGCGCACCAACATCCCTCGGTGGGCGGCATTTGATGAGATGCACCGCGAGGCCATCTTTTTGCATTCACGGACTTATCAGCTGGCTAACTGTAAG GTGTCTTTGTTGCCTCCTGGTTTGGCTCGCAAGAGGGTGTGGAACAAGAAATATCCCATCTGCATCACTCTGGCTGAGGgggaggtagaggaggagaaTCTGGTTGAAgggcaggaggaagaagaaagggcAGAGAGGTACACCATCCTGGACCACCAGCTTCCTGTCACCCTCTACCTGTTTGGCCgcacaggaagagagaaggaggagtggTTCCAGCACTTCCTATCTGCTTCCAGGACCGGTGCCAAGGGCAGTGTGAGCGGTGAGGAGAACACAG AAACACCATCAGGTGGAGATCCAGTTAAAGagagcacagaggagcagcaggattTGCCAGGAGCCACAAAAACAAGAACGCTCGTGGACTACAGCACCTACATGACTCAAATGATTGGCTCAGAGAGTTGCAATGCCACTCCCAGTCCCTGCCACAGTGACAAGGGAAGCCCCACGACCCACAAGAAG ATTCTCAATGAAGAGCACAGCTCTGGAGGTCAAGCTGGAGCGGAGTCCAGTGCAGGTTCAGGAGCAGGGGCATGCTCCGTAGAGGGCCAGCCCACTTGGGTGAACTCCCTAGTGGGAAGGATCTTCTGGGACTTTCTGCGGGAGAAGTACTGGACCGATCAGGTGGCGGACAAGATCCAGAAGAAACTCAGCAAGATCAAG TTGCCATACTTCATGAATGAGCTGACTCTGGCGGATCTGGACATGGGCACCTGCCTACCTCAGGTCCTTAACACCTCCAAACCTACACTGGACCGCAGAGGTACAgtag GCCTGTGGCTGGAAATGGAGTTGATGTACACAGGTTGCCTTCAGATGACCCTGGAGACTAAGATGAACCTGTGTAAGCTGGGTAAAGAGGGAGAGGACGAGGCTCACAATGTCCCAGAGACGCAACAAGTGGG CTCTAAGCCCAGGCTGTGTATACTGGCTGACAGTGATGAAGAGTCATCGAGCGCAGGCTCGTCTGATGAAGAGGAAGTCCCCCTATCTGAGTCCCAGGGATCTGTGGGAGACAAGAGCACAGTAGTAGCAACTGATGG GCACACTGGCGGCAGCACTAGTAGGAAAATCCTGAGATTTGTGGACAAGATAGCAAAGTCCAAATACTTCCAGAAGGCCACAGAGAACGAGTACATCAGGAAGAAGATCGCTGAGGTGTCCAACATGCCTCTGATGCTCAGCGTAGAGGTCCTGGAGCTCTCTGGTACTCTGGCCATCAACATCCCACCTCCTCCTACTGACAGGATATG gtACAGTTTCCGGGTGCCTCCCAGGTTAGACCTTCATGTGCGTCCCAtgctgggagagagggaggtcaCCTTCACCCATGTCACTGAGTGGATCGAGAAAAAACTGCAGTGTGAGTTCCAG AAAGTGTTTGTCATGCCCAATATGGATGATCTATATCTGCCCCTGATGACATCTGGCCTGGAAAACCCACCTGCATCCCACCACTCTTCAGTCCAATCCACATCCCAACAATCCTCCATGGAGTCCCAGGAGTACATGTCAGAATAA
- the LOC121198611 gene encoding 60S ribosomal protein L3-like — translation MTLTSALIPLSFYPSTGQCADMSHRKFHAPRHGHMGFLPHKRSKKHRGRVRTWPKDDPSKPVHLTAFLGYKAGMTHTLREVHRTGLKQSKREEVEAVTIIDTPPVVVVGVVGYIQTVRGLRSLKTIFAEHLSDECKRRFYKNWYKSKKKAFTKYSKKWQDETGKKQLDKDFAAMKKYCSVIRVIVHSQMRLLPIKQKKAHIMEVQLNGGSISDKVDWAKEHLEQAVPVSAVFYQDEMIDVIGVTKGHGFKGVTSRWHTKKLPRKTHKGLRKVACIGAWHPARVGFTIARAGQKGYHHRTELNKKIYRIGRGVHIQDGKVIRNNASTNYDTTLKTITPMGGFPHYGEVNNDFVMVKGCVVGAKKRILTLRKSLLVHTSRKAKEAIELKFIDTTSKFGHGHFQTAQEKRAFMGPLKKDAQKTLPEPLPENA, via the exons ATGACCCTTACATCAGCACtgattcctctctctttctatccctCGACTGGACAGTGTGCGGACATG TCTCATCGCAAATTCCATGCACCCCGCCACGGGCACATGGGGTTTCTGCCCCACAAGCGTAGCAAGAAGCACAGGGGGAGGGTGCGTACGTGGCCTAAAGATGACCCCAGCAAACCTGTCCACCTCACTGCCTTCCTGGGATACAAGGCTGGCATGACCCACACCCTCAGGGAGGTGCACCGCACTGGCCTCA AGCAGTCTAAACGAGAGGAAGTGGAGGCGGTTACTATCATTGACACTCCTCCTGTCGTCGTGGTAGGAGTCGTGGGATACATTCAGACTGTGCGTGGCTTACGTTCTCTTAAAACCATCTTTGCCGAGCATCTCAGCGATGAGTGCAAGCGCAGATTCTACAAAAACTG gtacAAGAGCAAGAAGAAGGCCTTCACCAAGTACAGTAAGAAGTGGCAGGATGAGACAGGGAAGAAACAGCTGGACAAGGATTTTGCTGCGATGAAGAAATACTGTTCAGTCATCAGGGTTATTGTTCACTCCCAG ATGCGACTGCTGcccataaaacagaaaaaagcccACATCATGGAGGTGCAGCTAAATGGGGGTAGCATCTCAGACAAGGTGGACTGGGCAAAGGAGCATCTGGAGCAGGCTGTGCCTGTGTCTGCTGTCTTCTACCAGGATGAGATGATTGATGTCATTGGTGTCACCAAGGGACATGGCTTCAAAG GTGTGACAAGCCGCTGGCACACAAAGAAGCTTCCCAGGAAGACTCACAAGGGCCTGAGGAAGGTGGCCTGTATCGGAGCCTGGCATCCAGCCCGTGTGGGCTTCACTATCGCTCGTGCTGGTCAGAAGGGATATCACCACCGTACTGAGCTCAATAAGAAG ATCTACCGTATTGGTAGGGGTGTCCACATTCAGGATGGAAAGGTGATCCGGAACAATGCCTCCACTAACTATGACACTACCCTGAAGACCATTACGCCCATG GGAGGCTTCCCCCACTATGGTGAGGTGAATAATGACTTTGTCATGGTGAAAGGCTGTGTGGTGGGGGCTAAGAAACGCATCCTCACCCTCAGAAAG TCTTTGCTCGTGCACACATCTCGCAAAGCCAAGGAGGCCATTGAGCTCAAGTTCATCGACACCACTTCCAAATTTGGTCATGGCCACTTCCAGACTGCCCAGGAGAAGAGGGCATTTATG GGGCCACTGAAGAAAGATGCCCAGAAGACACTGCCAGAGCCTTTGCCCGAGaatgcctga
- the ndufb10 gene encoding NADH dehydrogenase [ubiquinone] 1 beta subcomplex subunit 10 — translation MPSDYDKGAYPEPPRQTPVVDKQTALPNPALILSKLFYYSVDLPVTTFRDAVDSIRAKNKFVYYHQKFRRVPDLTECQQGDYLCYYEAEMQWRRDYKVDQEIVKVIQERLRACQQREGASYHQNCAKEIQQFNEVTKNFQSRYGDLGAYASGRKCLMKQKERMVAAQAQSA, via the exons ATGCCGTCAGACTATGATAAAGGAGCATACCCGGAGCCTCCTCGGCAGACCCCGGTTGTGGACAAACAGACGGCGCTGCCAAACCCGGCCCTGATTCTGTCTAAACTCTTCTATTACTCCGTGGACCTGCCTGTCACCACATTTAGAG ATGCTGTGGACAGCATCCGGGCTAAAAACAAGTTTGTGTACTACCACCAGAAGTTCCGCCGTGTCCCTGACCTGACTGAGTGCCAGCAGGGAGATTACCTCTGCTACTATGAGGCAGAGATGCAGTGGAGGAGAGACTA TAAAGTTGACCAGGAGATTGTGAAGGTGATCCAGGAGCGTCTGAGGGCCTgccagcagagagaaggagccaGCTACCACCAGAACTGTGCCAAAGAAATACAGCAGTTCAACGAGGTGACCAAGAACTTCCAGTCACGCT ATGGAGACCTGGGAGCATACGCCAGTGGGAGGAAATGTCTAATGAAGCAAAAAGAACGAATGGTGGCAGCTCAGGCCCAGAGTGCTTAA
- the rps2 gene encoding 40S ribosomal protein S2, translated as MADDAGGRGGFRGGFGAGGRGGRGRGRGRGRGRGRGARGGKSEDKEWVPVTKLGRLVKDMKIKSLEEIYLYSLPIKESEIIDFFLGSGLKDEVLKIMPVQKQTRAGQRTRFKAFVAIGDYNGHVGLGVKCSKEVATAIRGAIILAKLSIVPVRRGYWGNKIGKPHTVPCKVTGRCGSVLVRLIPAPRGTGIVSAPVPKKLLMMAGIDDCYTSARGCTATLGNFAKATFDAISKTYSYLTPDLWKETVFTKSPYQEFTDHLAKTHTRVSVQRGPAVQAPTS; from the exons ATGGCGGACGACGCCGGTGGTAGAGGAGGTTTTCGCGGAGGTTTTGGCGCTGGTGGCCGCGGTGGCCGGGGCCGTGGACGCGGCAGAGGCCGTGGCAGGGGCCGTGGTGCACGGGGCGGCAAGTCCGAGGACAAGGAA TGGGTGCCAGTCACCAAGCTGGGCCGCCTTGTTAAGGACATGAAGATCAAGTCCCTGGAGGAGATCTACCTGTACTCTCTGCCCATCAAG GAGTCTGAGATCATCGACTTCTTCCTGGGCTCTGGTCTGAAAGACGAAGTGCTGAAGATCATGCCTGTCCAGAAGCAGACCAGGGCTGGTCAGCGCACCAGATTCAAG GCCTTTGTTGCCATTGGTGACTACAACGGCCATGTGGGTCTGGGAGTGAAGTGCTCCAAAGAGGTGGCCACAGCCATCCGTGGAGCCATCATCCTGGCCAAGCTGTCCATTGTCCCCGTCAGGAGAGGTTACTGGGGTAACAAGATCGGCAAGCCCCACACCGTGCCCTGCAAGGTGACCGGCCGCTGTGGCTCTGTCCTGGTGCGTCTCATCCCCGCCCCCCGTGGTACTGGCATCGTGTCTGCCCCTGTGCCCAAGAAGCTGCTCATGATGGCTGGTATCGATGACTGCTACACATCTGCCAGGGGCTGCACCGCCACCCTCGGCAACTTTG CCAAGGCCACCTTTGATGCCATCTCCAAGACTTACAGCTACCTGACCCCTGATCTCTGGAAGGAGACTGTCTTCACAAAGTCTCCTTACCAG GAGTTCACTGACCATCTGGCCAAGACTCACACCAGGGTGTCTGTGCAGAGGGGGCCAGCTGTCCAGGCACCTACCTCCTAA
- the rnf151 gene encoding RING finger protein 151, with protein sequence MADPEVSTQSGGYDVELFVDTPDYDLICTICQGVLRCPVRAACHHIFCKKCILQWLKRQETCPCCRKPVNASLIFVMFKLSKSIGRMKIKCKNEIRGCAETFPLSEQYCHSMSCLFELIPCPYQGCRAQLLRRDLDTHARHCEHWRQPCHMGCGTILSHRTQAQHNCYKQLRQEYEARQRNHRAIATALQRKMRRMQSTMAHMKRQIGLICESLEVMDDLHEVEEEDLGESSGSSSGTPSTNHSNC encoded by the exons ATG GCAGACCCAGAGGTGTCAACACAGAGCGGTGGCTATGAtgtggagctgtttgtggacaCCCCAGACTACGATCTGATCTGCACCATATGCCAGGGGGTCCTCAGGTGTCCAGTAAGAGCTGCATGCCACCACATCTTTTGCAAGAAATGCATTCTACAGTGGCTCAAGAG ACAGGAGACATGTCCCTGCTGCAGAAAACCTGTCAATGCAAGCTTGATCTTTGTCATGTTCAAGCTGAGCAAATCTATTGGACGCATGAAGATCAAG TGTAAAAATGAGATCCGTGGCTGTGCCGAGACCTTCCCCCTCTCGGAGCAGTACTGCCACAGTATGAGCTGTCTGTTCGAGCTCATCCCCTGTCCATACCAGGGCTGCCGGGCGCAGCTCCTGCGCAGGGACCTGGACACCCATGCACGCCACTGTGAACACTGGCGTCAGCCCTGCCACATGGGCTGCGGGACGATACTCTCCCACCGCACCCAGGCCCAACACAACTGCTACAAGCAACTGAGGCAGGAGTACGAAGCCAGACAGAGGAACCACAGGGCCATTGCCACTGCCctgcagaggaagatgaggaggatgcAGAGCACCATGGCCCACATGAAGAGGCAGATAGGGCTGATCTGTGAGAGCCTGGAAGTGATGGACGATCTGCAcgaggtagaggaggaggaccTCGGTGAGAGCAGTGGCAGTTCCAGTGGGACTCCAAGTACCAACCACAGCAACTGCTGA